GAAATCCATTCTTCCCTTGCCAGTTTTCCCGTTACCGTTTACTCTTTTCATGTGACCTCCTTGCTTTCCGTTGTTTTCGTTCAAAAACATGGTAGCAGGTGAGGTCATACCTTCGTTTCAACTAAGTTTAGGACACTTTCTAAAGGGGCGGTCATGATGAAGTTTGAAACCGGCGGCCAGATTCTTCTGGAAACCGACAATGGCAAAGTCGCCTCCAAAATAATAGGGTGGAAAGAAGCGGCCTATTTTCTCGTGGACGCGGTGGACTGGCGGCTTCATCTGAAAACCGGCGCAACCGTGGTGGCCAGGACCGTGTCGAATGGAAAATACTCCGGTTTCTCCACGGAGGCCATTGGATTTTTTCCGGAGATCAACTCCACGATACTCAAATATCCAGAAGAGATAATGGAGTCCGACATCCGCAAGAGCGAAAGGTTCCCGGCGGTGATCCCGGTAAAAATCAGCAGGGACGGCGGCGCTCTTGTTTCCGAGGGGATAGTCACGGATGTCAGCCGCGCCGGATTCCGGCTCAAGTGCGACCTGACGTTTACAGAAGGCGAAACTGTCTTTGTCACCGGAGCCCTTCCCACTGGCGCAAAGTTCAACAAGCTTGCTGTCACCGTAAAAAGGCTGATGGAAGGCGAGAACGTGTTCATTTACGGCTGTGAATACGCGGAGGAAAGCCCTCAGGCGGCGGCGATAGCCGGATTCATCGGCAGGATATCGGACTACAAGGAAATAAGCGACGACTTAAAGCACCCTCTCATAGAGGGGATTCCCGTGGGAGAGCATTGCCAGGTCCAGCTGGGAAGTTTTCTGAAGCTGCCAACGGTTTTCCGGGGGGGTGGCCTCCAACAAGTATATTCTCATAGATCCACCGACACAGGAAGGCAAGCCTATTGTGGCGGGGCGGGGGGAGGGGCTCGTCATTTTGTACATGCTCGACGGCGCAGCCTACAAGTTCGAGACGCAGATCGTAAGGCAATACACCAATCCGGCGCAGGTATGGGCGCTCAACTATCCATACATTATCAAGAACCGCTGCCTGAGAAAAAGCGTCCGCATGTGCTCGCTTATACCGGCCAGGGTGGAATCCACGGATGGTTCCGCCGAGGGGGCGCTTCTGGACATAAGCGAGGGAGGCGGCTGTTTCGCCACCTCCGGCCACGGATTCTTCAAGGGCCAACGCGTTGTCCTGCGCCTATCCCACCCCACCGGCGAGGCGCTCGGGGGGGTGCATTGCGAGGCCCGCAGCGTCAGTCTGAAGGATGGAAAGTCTGTCATTGGCCTTGCCTTCGACGAAAACGATGCGGCGCACATAGCGGACATGGTGCGCAATTACTGCGGATTGTGCGAGAAGGCGCAGTCGTAATCCACGGCGGTTGATGGCCGTCCGTCCCCGCCGCTTACAGCCACTGGCCGCCGGCAGTAGCATGCGGAAATAACAGCCTTTTCAGTTTTCAGGAGAATTACCCGCCCCCTATTCCCGATACTGAAAAACCATTCGGGAATAATGTAACAAAACGAAACTTGCCATAGCCAAAGGGAAACCCGCATTGTGGCCATTAGCAACATCTGTTGTTAAATGCAACGCAATTAATTAAGGTCTATTATCATAACTTATTGTATTTGCATTCATTGTCTGCGGCATGATGATTGCTAATTTACCGTTCTAAAGCAAAAGTTGTCTCCAGGGTAATAGAAATGAGTCAAGAGGCTGTTGAGCGGTTGTTGGGGAGGATACTTACGGATGATGATTTCCGTTTGGCTTTCCGCAAATCCATGAAGACCACCTGCCATGAGAACGGCCTTGTCTTCACAACCGAAGAGTGGAGGATGCTCAGCTCGCTGGACGTGGACAAGCTTGAGAGCGCATCCGGGGTGATAGATAAGGCGATAAAACGGAGCGCGAGGCCGAAAGTGACAGTGTCGCTGGAACTGCCGATGCTGATGGACGGGCGTGCTGGCGAGGGAATTACAGGGTAAAGCCGGGCCGGTTGCGGCCGATTGGCCGGGCTGAAAAAGCGCGGATGCTCAATTGTTCAGGTGGACGATGGACGGGATTGAGGAAGCTTTGGGGGCGTTCCCGGTGCGGAGCATGGTCGGAGAGTTTTGCGACCGCACGGGGATGATGGCCGACATTATCGGCCTTGGCGCCGGCGAGACGCTGGTGGCCGAAGGGATGGCCAGAATATGTGTCCAGTATCACCAGGATTGCCCCAGGGCTGAATTGAAATGCAAGGATTACGGTTTCCAGGGCATGGAAGGGCGGAGCGGGAAACCTGTCGTCAAGCAATGTGAAATCGGGCTTGTGACCGGGATCGCCCCGATTTTCGCCAAGGGGCGCCATGTGGCCAACTTATTCGCAGGTCCGGCCCTGTTGGCCCCGGTGGACGAGGATGTTCTTTGCGCCGGCGCGGCGAAAAGAGGGATGGACGAGACTGTGTATTCTGGGCTTTATCACCGTATCCCCAGGGTGGGGCACGATGATTTTATCGAGGCTTTGGAGCGCATCGCCGCGGCGGTGAACCTGAAGGCCGAAGGGGGTTTTGACTCCACCGCCGATGCGATGGCGCACGAACATTTAGAGAAGGCGGAAGCGGCGTTCATTATACCGGCCCACGACGCGGATGTTCCCGCCCGGAGCGCCGCGAAGGCCCATGGGGCCAAGATCGGGCCACAGGTGGAGATGTGAGAAGGTGAAGCATGTATCTCGGGGGAGTGATACGGATGCCTGATACGATCAGGAAAATCAGCGTGGACGAAATCAAGGTCGGCATGTTCATCAGCCGGCTGGACAATTCGTGGCTCAACTCGCCTTTGATAATGAGCGATTTTAAGGTGGAGTCCGAGCGGGACATATCCAATATCCGGGACTATGAGATAAAGCACGTTTTCATAGACCTTTCCAAAGGATGCGGGCTGGACGCGCCTGAGGAGACGGGGGAGGGCGCCAGGCTTTCCATGTCCGATATGTTTGAGGTGGACATAGACGAATTCTGGGCGGACGCGCCATTGCCGGTGGACCTTTACAGGGTGAGGGGAGGAAGCCTTGATCTTGCGCTCAAAAGCGGAATGACGCTCGACGTGCATTCAGACTCGCTGATCAGGACTGAGGGGGAGCGCACAGCGATGGCGCCCAGGAGCCAGATGGGCGAACTTGAAAATTACAGGCGGGCACGGGAAGCGGCCAGGGAGAAGAACAGGGAGAGCGGATTCGCGGAGGGCTATCTTGATCCGGCCCGGGTCAAAGAGCACATGGCGTTCATGGGCCAGTATCATCCAATCAGCCCGATGTCCCTTGTTCCGGGGACCGTGGTCATGTTCGACATATTCATAAGGATAGACAGGATCATCAACCTGGCCCTCGAACACGGCCGCAGGCTGGAGGCGGACATGCGGGACGGCTGGATTGAGAGGGACGTGAACATCCTTATCCGCAGGGAGGAGAAGGAGAGCTACCAGGCCTACATGCAGGCCAGCCGCAAGGATGTGAAGGATCCCGGGGTGAAGGCGGCCATGGTGCGGGAGAACTCCAAGATCATCGTGGAGAGCCTGGCGGAAAATCCCCGCTGCGAAAAGCTGATGGGGCAGACGAAGGACTCGGTGACGGATCTGATCATGACGGTTATAGACAATCCGGACACTTTTTACGCCATCATGAAGATCAACAATTACGACTACTACACCTTCACCCATTCGGTGAACGTGGCGACCCTTTCCATCTCCCTCGCCATGGCGTCGGGCATCAAGGACGAAAAACGCCTTTCGGACCTGGGGGTGGGGGCCGTGCTCCACGACCTGGGCAAGAGCAAGGTGGACCCGGCGCTCATAAACAAACCGGGGAGCCTTTCCGATGCGGAGTTCCGGCTTGTCCGCGAGCATGTGACCCTCGGCTACGACATGCTCAAGTGGAACAAGGCGCTTCCGGCCGACGCGCTGATCCCCGTGCTCCAGCACCATGAGCGGCTGACCGGGACCGGCTATCCGAACAGGCTGAAGGGTGAGAGGATCCACGTTTACGGCAGGATCGTCTCGGTGATAGACGCCTACGACGCGCTGACCACGACGCGTACGTACAGGGGGGCGATAAAAACTTTCGACGCGCTGGCGCTCATCTCCAAGGGGCTGGAAAGTTATGACGCGGCGCTTTTCGCGATGCTGGTGAAAATCATTCACAGGCAGGAGGCTTGACGGCGATGCTCAGGCTGGAAGTCGGCGCGGACGTGTCCCTTGAGTCGGAGCGCGGCAAGGCCATGTCCAGGATCATGGGATGGAAGACCGGGGCCTACCTGCTGATGGACGCAAAAGACAAACGCCTTACTTTAAAACAAGGCGAGAAGGTGGTGGCCCGGACCCTTTGCGGCGGGGCTTATTATGGATTCTCCTCGGAGTTTCTCGGCCCTATGCCGGAGATAGCGGCCCTTGTGTTCCGTTATCCGGAAAACATAATCGAATCGTCCATTGGCGCCAGCGCCAGGGTGGCGGTGGTCCTGCCGGTGAGCGTCAGCAGGACGCAGGCGCCCACGGCCATGAGGCTTGAGGGCGTGATAACCGCTCTTGGCGGCACGGGATTCAAGATGTTGTGCGACATGGCTTTCAGCCCGGGAGACACCGCGTATGTCACCGGCTCACTGCCGACCGGCAAGAAGCTGGACAGTGTATCCTTTACCGTCGTTCAGGCGGAGGAGCGGGGGAATAAGTTTGAGGTGGCCGGCCAGTTTGCCGGAAATGAGACGGCGGAAGCGGCGGTGGCGGCATATGTGGAAGAAATAGCCTCGTACGGCGCGTTCCCGGAAAACATCGCAAGTCCGGACGGCCACGGGATTCCGGTGGGCGATACATGCCATCTGCATATCGGAGGTTATACGCAGGTCCCAACTGTGTTCCGGGGAGTGGTGGGTGAGAAGTTTATCCTCATAGATCCTCCCGCGCACGGAGCCAAGCCTTTATTGGCGGCCCGAGGCGCGGCCATGGCGATCATGTATATGGCCGGCGGCGTCGCTTACAGGCTGGAGACTCAGATGGCGCGCCATTACACCACTCCGGCGCAGCTGTGGGCGGTGGACTTTACCGGCATGACAAAAAAACGGGGCACGCGCAGCTGCACACGGCTGAATGTGTTCGTTCCAGCGGCGCTCAAATCTGGTGATGACGTCTGTTATGGAGTGATGCTCGACTTGAGCGAAGGGGGCGGGTGTTTTGCCACATCATGCGCCGGTTTTTACAAAGGACAGCGCATGACGGCGCGCCTTGTTTTGCCCGATGGAGGCAAGGTGGCCGGCCTGGAATGCGAAGTGCGCAATGTGGACTCCGGCAGGGAGAAGACATTGGTGGGACTCTCGTTTGATCCTGGCGAAGGCTCCGGGCTTGTGGAGATAAGGAGGTTTTGCCAGTACTGCATGAAACTTACAAGCTGATCGGGTGTGTAAAGTGGCGCCGGATGTTATGGCCGTTTGGCGCTATTTCCCCCCGCGACATCGTGCGCGATGCTGATAGGCTCGGGCAACCGGCGCCGCTTCACGCACCCGATCACAAGTTTCACCGCCGTATCAAGGTCTATCCTGTGGCCGATTGAGACGAACAGCGGCTTTAC
This portion of the Nitrospinota bacterium genome encodes:
- a CDS encoding flagellar brake protein, with amino-acid sequence MASNKYILIDPPTQEGKPIVAGRGEGLVILYMLDGAAYKFETQIVRQYTNPAQVWALNYPYIIKNRCLRKSVRMCSLIPARVESTDGSAEGALLDISEGGGCFATSGHGFFKGQRVVLRLSHPTGEALGGVHCEARSVSLKDGKSVIGLAFDENDAAHIADMVRNYCGLCEKAQS
- a CDS encoding PocR ligand-binding domain-containing protein, translated to MDGIEEALGAFPVRSMVGEFCDRTGMMADIIGLGAGETLVAEGMARICVQYHQDCPRAELKCKDYGFQGMEGRSGKPVVKQCEIGLVTGIAPIFAKGRHVANLFAGPALLAPVDEDVLCAGAAKRGMDETVYSGLYHRIPRVGHDDFIEALERIAAAVNLKAEGGFDSTADAMAHEHLEKAEAAFIIPAHDADVPARSAAKAHGAKIGPQVEM
- a CDS encoding DUF3391 domain-containing protein — protein: MPDTIRKISVDEIKVGMFISRLDNSWLNSPLIMSDFKVESERDISNIRDYEIKHVFIDLSKGCGLDAPEETGEGARLSMSDMFEVDIDEFWADAPLPVDLYRVRGGSLDLALKSGMTLDVHSDSLIRTEGERTAMAPRSQMGELENYRRAREAAREKNRESGFAEGYLDPARVKEHMAFMGQYHPISPMSLVPGTVVMFDIFIRIDRIINLALEHGRRLEADMRDGWIERDVNILIRREEKESYQAYMQASRKDVKDPGVKAAMVRENSKIIVESLAENPRCEKLMGQTKDSVTDLIMTVIDNPDTFYAIMKINNYDYYTFTHSVNVATLSISLAMASGIKDEKRLSDLGVGAVLHDLGKSKVDPALINKPGSLSDAEFRLVREHVTLGYDMLKWNKALPADALIPVLQHHERLTGTGYPNRLKGERIHVYGRIVSVIDAYDALTTTRTYRGAIKTFDALALISKGLESYDAALFAMLVKIIHRQEA
- a CDS encoding PilZ domain-containing protein translates to MLRLEVGADVSLESERGKAMSRIMGWKTGAYLLMDAKDKRLTLKQGEKVVARTLCGGAYYGFSSEFLGPMPEIAALVFRYPENIIESSIGASARVAVVLPVSVSRTQAPTAMRLEGVITALGGTGFKMLCDMAFSPGDTAYVTGSLPTGKKLDSVSFTVVQAEERGNKFEVAGQFAGNETAEAAVAAYVEEIASYGAFPENIASPDGHGIPVGDTCHLHIGGYTQVPTVFRGVVGEKFILIDPPAHGAKPLLAARGAAMAIMYMAGGVAYRLETQMARHYTTPAQLWAVDFTGMTKKRGTRSCTRLNVFVPAALKSGDDVCYGVMLDLSEGGGCFATSCAGFYKGQRMTARLVLPDGGKVAGLECEVRNVDSGREKTLVGLSFDPGEGSGLVEIRRFCQYCMKLTS